In one Bordetella pertussis 18323 genomic region, the following are encoded:
- the phoU gene encoding phosphate signaling complex protein PhoU has translation MTEHTNKQFDADLQHVRSQFLQMGGIVEAMIHEAVEAIPAGDMSMVEKVREREKEVNRHEVEIDERISLILARHQPTAIDLRTLLAVSKMLTDMERSGDEAEKIATAVRRMYENDQRHIPLIELRHMAVNVGNMLRQALDAFARLDPILAAQVVRSDKEVDKEWKAALRNLITYMMEDPRTISRAIDMIFIARALERIGDHAKNMAERVIYMVKGADVRHTGVKNTERLARGEEAIEKADKAEKAGNAETPASTPEVPQ, from the coding sequence ATGACGGAGCACACCAACAAACAATTCGACGCAGACCTGCAGCACGTGCGGTCGCAGTTCCTCCAGATGGGCGGAATCGTCGAGGCCATGATCCACGAAGCGGTCGAAGCCATTCCGGCCGGCGACATGAGCATGGTCGAGAAGGTGCGCGAGCGCGAGAAAGAGGTCAACCGGCACGAAGTCGAGATCGACGAGCGCATCAGCCTGATCCTGGCGCGCCACCAGCCCACCGCGATCGACCTGCGCACCTTGCTGGCCGTCTCCAAGATGCTGACCGACATGGAGCGCTCGGGCGACGAGGCCGAGAAGATCGCCACCGCCGTGCGCCGCATGTACGAGAACGACCAGCGTCACATTCCCCTGATCGAACTGCGCCACATGGCCGTGAACGTGGGCAATATGCTGCGCCAGGCGCTGGACGCCTTCGCGCGCCTGGATCCGATCCTGGCCGCGCAGGTCGTGCGCAGCGACAAGGAAGTCGACAAGGAATGGAAGGCGGCGCTGCGCAACCTGATCACCTACATGATGGAAGACCCGCGCACCATTTCGCGCGCCATCGACATGATCTTCATCGCCCGCGCGCTCGAGCGCATCGGCGACCATGCCAAGAACATGGCCGAGCGGGTGATCTACATGGTCAAGGGCGCCGATGTGCGCCACACCGGGGTCAAGAACACCGAGCGCCTGGCGCGCGGCGAAGAAGCCATCGAGAAGGCCGACAAGGCCGAGAAAGCCGGCAACGCCGAAACGCCGGCGTCCACCCCGGAAGTCCCGCAGTAA
- the rpiA gene encoding ribose-5-phosphate isomerase RpiA: MLTQQELKQQAADAALELVEQVAGPDVIIGVGTGSTADLFIDGLACFKGRLRGTVASSERSAARLAGHGLAVLDLNDVQSMPIYVDGADEIDPNLHMIKGGGGALTREKIVASVARRYICIADESKLVERLGRFPLPVEVIPMARNAVARGLSRLGGQPALREGFVTDNGNIILDVAGLSIADAPGLEKTINDIPGVVTCGLFALAGADVALLATQDGIRRLERRG, from the coding sequence CAAGAACTCAAGCAACAAGCCGCCGACGCAGCCCTCGAATTGGTCGAACAGGTAGCCGGGCCGGACGTGATCATCGGCGTGGGCACCGGCTCGACCGCCGATCTGTTCATCGATGGCCTGGCTTGCTTCAAGGGCAGGCTGCGCGGCACGGTGGCCAGTTCCGAGCGCAGCGCGGCGCGGCTGGCCGGCCACGGCCTGGCGGTGCTGGACCTCAACGATGTCCAGAGCATGCCGATCTACGTGGACGGCGCCGACGAGATCGATCCCAACCTGCACATGATCAAGGGCGGCGGCGGCGCGCTGACGCGCGAGAAGATCGTGGCCTCGGTGGCCCGGCGCTACATCTGCATCGCCGACGAGTCCAAGCTGGTCGAGCGGCTGGGCCGCTTTCCGCTGCCGGTGGAGGTCATTCCCATGGCGCGCAACGCCGTGGCGCGCGGCTTGAGCCGGCTGGGCGGCCAGCCGGCGCTGCGCGAAGGCTTCGTTACCGACAATGGCAACATCATCCTGGACGTGGCCGGCCTGTCGATCGCCGACGCGCCGGGGCTGGAGAAGACCATCAACGACATTCCGGGCGTGGTGACCTGCGGCCTGTTCGCCCTGGCCGGCGCCGATGTGGCGCTGCTGGCCACCCAGGACGGCATCCGCCGCCTGGAGCGCCGCGGCTGA